The Camelina sativa cultivar DH55 chromosome 14, Cs, whole genome shotgun sequence genome includes a window with the following:
- the LOC104739434 gene encoding putative axial regulator YABBY 2, whose amino-acid sequence MSVDLSSERVCYVHCSFCTTILAVSVPYASLFTLVTVRCGHCTNLLSLNIGVSLHQTSTPPINQDLQPYKQHITSSVTRKDFGSSSRSANNISTTLSENIDREAPRMPPIRPPEKRQRVPSAYNRFIKEEIQRIKACNPEISHREAFSTAAKNWAHFPHIHFGLKLDGNKKGKQLDQTVASQKSNGYC is encoded by the exons atgtctGTGGATTTATCATCTGAGCGTGTTTGCTATGTCCACTGCAGCTTCTGCACCACGATTTTAGCG GTAAGTGTACCATACGCAAGCTTGTTCACACTTGTGACGGTGAGATGTGGCCATTGTACCAATTTGCTCTCCCTCAACATTGGAGTTTCGCTTCATCAAACCTCAACTCCTCCCATTAATCAAGATCTTCAG CCGTATAAGCAACACATAACCTCTTCGGTAACAAGGAAAGATTTTGGATCATCTTCTAGGAGCGCCAACAATATATCCACCACATTGTCCGAAAATATCGACAGGGAGGCTCCTAGAATGCCTCCTATTCGTC CGCCGGAGAAAAGACAACGCGTTCCTTCGGCATACAATAGATTCATCAA AGAGGAAATCCAAAGGATCAAGGCTTGCAATCCAGAGATTAGCCACCGTGAGGCGTTTAGCACTGCTGCTAAAAAT TGGGCACATTTTCCTCACATTCACTTTGGATTAAAGCTGGATGGCAACAAAAAAGGCAAGCAATTAGACCAGACAGTTGCAAGCCAAAAATCTAATGGCTATTGCTAA